One genomic region from Bartonella australis AUST/NH1 encodes:
- the rpsK gene encoding 30S ribosomal protein S11 → MAKEAPRIRRRERKNISSGVVHINSTFNNTMVTITDAQGNAIAWSSAGAQGFKGSRKSTPFAAQVAAEDCAKKAQEHGMRSLEVEVCGPGAGRESALRALQSVGFVITSIRDVTPIPHNGCRPRKRRRV, encoded by the coding sequence ATGGCTAAGGAAGCCCCGCGTATTCGCCGCCGCGAACGCAAAAATATTTCGTCGGGTGTTGTGCACATCAATTCGACGTTTAATAATACTATGGTCACTATCACAGACGCTCAAGGAAACGCGATTGCTTGGTCATCTGCTGGTGCTCAGGGGTTTAAGGGGTCGCGTAAATCTACGCCTTTTGCTGCTCAGGTTGCGGCAGAGGATTGTGCCAAAAAGGCGCAGGAACATGGTATGCGTTCGCTGGAAGTTGAGGTTTGCGGTCCTGGAGCGGGCCGCGAGTCTGCTTTACGGGCATTGCAATCTGTTGGTTTTGTAATTACTTCCATTCGTGATGTGACGCCGATTCCTCATAATGGATGTCGTCCAAGGAAGAGACGGCGCGTTTGA
- the rpsM gene encoding 30S ribosomal protein S13 — MARIAGVNIPTNKRVVIALQYIHGIGRKFAQEIVKKVGIPAERRVHELSDAEVLQIREAIDKDYQVEGDLRREVAMSIKRLMDLGCYRGLRHRRSLPVRGQRTHTNARTRKGPAKAIAGKKK, encoded by the coding sequence GTGGCTCGTATCGCGGGTGTCAATATTCCGACTAACAAGCGCGTAGTTATCGCGCTTCAATATATTCATGGGATTGGGCGGAAGTTTGCTCAAGAAATTGTCAAAAAAGTTGGCATTCCTGCGGAACGCCGCGTGCATGAGCTCTCGGATGCGGAAGTGCTGCAGATTCGTGAGGCGATAGACAAAGATTATCAAGTTGAGGGGGATCTTCGCCGTGAAGTCGCAATGAGTATTAAGCGTTTGATGGATCTTGGTTGTTATCGTGGATTACGTCATCGCCGTTCCTTGCCTGTCCGTGGGCAGCGTACACATACGAATGCGCGTACGCGTAAAGGTCCTGCGAAGGCAATCGCTGGTAAAAAGAAGTAA
- a CDS encoding adenylate kinase, which translates to MRIILLGPPGAGKGTQAKMLAERYNVPHLSTGDMLREVVMKETEIGKKAKLIVESGVLVPDNVVNQIVSDRIDQNDCSNGFILDGYPRTVGQAEELQRILQSKGARLDAVIELSADEDSLIERMKQRVQETVVLGGQVRSDDNPDVFAKRLTEYRKKTAPLSKFYSDKGLLRTVDGMPSVFEVSRTIQELFG; encoded by the coding sequence ATGAGAATCATTCTTTTAGGTCCCCCTGGAGCTGGTAAAGGTACACAAGCTAAGATGTTGGCAGAGAGGTATAATGTTCCTCACTTGTCGACGGGTGATATGCTGCGCGAAGTCGTTATGAAAGAGACAGAGATTGGCAAAAAAGCTAAGCTTATCGTAGAATCGGGCGTCTTAGTGCCTGACAATGTTGTTAATCAGATTGTGTCGGATCGTATCGACCAAAATGACTGTTCAAATGGTTTTATACTGGATGGATATCCGCGTACTGTGGGACAAGCAGAAGAATTACAAAGGATTTTGCAGTCAAAGGGTGCGCGGCTTGATGCTGTTATAGAGCTTTCTGCTGATGAAGATTCATTGATTGAACGGATGAAACAACGTGTTCAGGAAACAGTAGTTTTGGGTGGACAGGTTCGTTCAGATGATAATCCGGATGTTTTTGCGAAGCGATTGACTGAATATCGTAAAAAAACAGCTCCTTTATCGAAATTTTATTCCGATAAAGGGCTGCTGAGGACCGTTGACGGGATGCCTTCTGTCTTTGAGGTGTCCAGAACTATTCAGGAACTCTTTGGGTAA